A single genomic interval of Argopecten irradians isolate NY chromosome 8, Ai_NY, whole genome shotgun sequence harbors:
- the LOC138330144 gene encoding sex-determining protein fem-1-like isoform X5, whose translation MDWIASSLNGCWNLLWEFGSNTDVLWIQLGVPVAMSFIFIMFLLLRKGESTRYSPVKNIPDVSSCSVFDLAKTAYQPGHTEAIKMLVDQFGYDVNYIIPSTGLSLFLCTCLSGERAAILYMLKKGADINITSRDGDPPLYLATFGILNSAAPEVAVLTDLIEAGCDVNKGNFNGYTPLHRAANKGNIAVIKCLLAYGADPYQASKTGVLPIGNAINSGNLQAAEYLDIHVHNPHVWEVVDPHTPPRIQLGLQSPRRKHLIESSRPNRSLSSTLVFN comes from the exons ATGGATTGGATTGCTTCTTCTTTGAATGGCTGCTGGAATTTGTTATGGGAATTTGGCTCAAATACTG ATGTGCTGTGGATCCAGCTTGGTGTTCCTGTAGCTATGAGctttatttttatcatgtttttattgCTGAGGAAAG GGGAAAGCACCAGATATTCTCCAGTGAAGAACATTCCAGATGTCTCTAGTTGCAGTGTTTTTGATCTGGCCaag ACTGCCTACCAACCTGGTCACACAGAAGCTATCAAAATGTTGGTGGATCAATTTGGTTATGATGTGAACTATATCATCCCTTCCACAGGTCTCTCCTTATTCTTG TGCACCTGTCTCAGTGGAGAACGAGCTGCCATCCTGTACATGTTGAAAAAAG GTGCAGATATCAATATAACAAGTCGAGATGGGGATCCGCCTCTCTATCTGGCCACATTTGGTATTCTGAACTCGGCTGCACCTGAAGTAGCAGTCCTCACCGATCTCATAGAAGCAG GTTGTGATGTCAACAAGGGAAATTTCAACGGTTACACCCCTTTGCACAGAGCTGCCAATAAAGGAAATATTGCTGTCATCAAATGCCTTCTCGCTTATG GTGCTGACCCATACCAGGCAAGCAAGACAGGAGTTCTACCTATTGGAAATGCCATCAATTCTG GAAACTTGCAGGCGGCGGAATACCTAGATATCCATGTCCACAATCCTCATGTTTGGGAGGTTGTCGATCCACATACACCTCCAAGGATACAGCTAGGCCTTCAGAGTCCTCGACGGAAACACCTCATCGAGTCGTCTAGACCCAACAGATCTCTGTCCTCAACACTCGTCTTTAATTAA
- the LOC138330144 gene encoding putative ankyrin repeat protein RBE_0220 isoform X2 has translation MDWIASSLNGCWNLLWEFGSNTATVKLVYLWLSEACLNFRKELWVSTDVLWIQLGVPVAMSFIFIMFLLLRKGESTRYSPVKNIPDVSSCSVFDLAKTAYQPGHTEAIKMLVDQFGYDVNYIIPSTGLSLFLCTCLSGERAAILYMLKKGADINITSRDGDPPLYLATFGILNSAAPEVAVLTDLIEAGCDVNKGNFNGYTPLHRAANKGNIAVIKCLLAYGADPYQASKTGVLPIGNAINSGNLQAAEYLDIHVHNPHVWEVVDPHTPPRIQLGLQSPRRKHLIESSRPNRSLSSTLVFN, from the exons ATGGATTGGATTGCTTCTTCTTTGAATGGCTGCTGGAATTTGTTATGGGAATTTGGCTCAAATACTG CAACTGTTAAATTGGTGTATCTTTGGCTGTCTGAAGCATGCCTAAACTTCAGAAAGGAGCTTTGGGTTTCAACAGATGTGCTGTGGATCCAGCTTGGTGTTCCTGTAGCTATGAGctttatttttatcatgtttttattgCTGAGGAAAG GGGAAAGCACCAGATATTCTCCAGTGAAGAACATTCCAGATGTCTCTAGTTGCAGTGTTTTTGATCTGGCCaag ACTGCCTACCAACCTGGTCACACAGAAGCTATCAAAATGTTGGTGGATCAATTTGGTTATGATGTGAACTATATCATCCCTTCCACAGGTCTCTCCTTATTCTTG TGCACCTGTCTCAGTGGAGAACGAGCTGCCATCCTGTACATGTTGAAAAAAG GTGCAGATATCAATATAACAAGTCGAGATGGGGATCCGCCTCTCTATCTGGCCACATTTGGTATTCTGAACTCGGCTGCACCTGAAGTAGCAGTCCTCACCGATCTCATAGAAGCAG GTTGTGATGTCAACAAGGGAAATTTCAACGGTTACACCCCTTTGCACAGAGCTGCCAATAAAGGAAATATTGCTGTCATCAAATGCCTTCTCGCTTATG GTGCTGACCCATACCAGGCAAGCAAGACAGGAGTTCTACCTATTGGAAATGCCATCAATTCTG GAAACTTGCAGGCGGCGGAATACCTAGATATCCATGTCCACAATCCTCATGTTTGGGAGGTTGTCGATCCACATACACCTCCAAGGATACAGCTAGGCCTTCAGAGTCCTCGACGGAAACACCTCATCGAGTCGTCTAGACCCAACAGATCTCTGTCCTCAACACTCGTCTTTAATTAA
- the LOC138330144 gene encoding putative ankyrin repeat protein RBE_0220 isoform X3, whose protein sequence is MDWIASSLNGCWNLLWEFGSNTACLNFRKELWVSTDVLWIQLGVPVAMSFIFIMFLLLRKGESTRYSPVKNIPDVSSCSVFDLAKTAYQPGHTEAIKMLVDQFGYDVNYIIPSTGLSLFLCTCLSGERAAILYMLKKGADINITSRDGDPPLYLATFGILNSAAPEVAVLTDLIEAGCDVNKGNFNGYTPLHRAANKGNIAVIKCLLAYGADPYQASKTGVLPIGNAINSGNLQAAEYLDIHVHNPHVWEVVDPHTPPRIQLGLQSPRRKHLIESSRPNRSLSSTLVFN, encoded by the exons ATGGATTGGATTGCTTCTTCTTTGAATGGCTGCTGGAATTTGTTATGGGAATTTGGCTCAAATACTG CATGCCTAAACTTCAGAAAGGAGCTTTGGGTTTCAACAGATGTGCTGTGGATCCAGCTTGGTGTTCCTGTAGCTATGAGctttatttttatcatgtttttattgCTGAGGAAAG GGGAAAGCACCAGATATTCTCCAGTGAAGAACATTCCAGATGTCTCTAGTTGCAGTGTTTTTGATCTGGCCaag ACTGCCTACCAACCTGGTCACACAGAAGCTATCAAAATGTTGGTGGATCAATTTGGTTATGATGTGAACTATATCATCCCTTCCACAGGTCTCTCCTTATTCTTG TGCACCTGTCTCAGTGGAGAACGAGCTGCCATCCTGTACATGTTGAAAAAAG GTGCAGATATCAATATAACAAGTCGAGATGGGGATCCGCCTCTCTATCTGGCCACATTTGGTATTCTGAACTCGGCTGCACCTGAAGTAGCAGTCCTCACCGATCTCATAGAAGCAG GTTGTGATGTCAACAAGGGAAATTTCAACGGTTACACCCCTTTGCACAGAGCTGCCAATAAAGGAAATATTGCTGTCATCAAATGCCTTCTCGCTTATG GTGCTGACCCATACCAGGCAAGCAAGACAGGAGTTCTACCTATTGGAAATGCCATCAATTCTG GAAACTTGCAGGCGGCGGAATACCTAGATATCCATGTCCACAATCCTCATGTTTGGGAGGTTGTCGATCCACATACACCTCCAAGGATACAGCTAGGCCTTCAGAGTCCTCGACGGAAACACCTCATCGAGTCGTCTAGACCCAACAGATCTCTGTCCTCAACACTCGTCTTTAATTAA
- the LOC138330144 gene encoding putative ankyrin repeat protein RBE_0220 isoform X1 has protein sequence MAAGICYGNLAQILVKGIVILDYTTVKLVYLWLSEACLNFRKELWVSTDVLWIQLGVPVAMSFIFIMFLLLRKGESTRYSPVKNIPDVSSCSVFDLAKTAYQPGHTEAIKMLVDQFGYDVNYIIPSTGLSLFLCTCLSGERAAILYMLKKGADINITSRDGDPPLYLATFGILNSAAPEVAVLTDLIEAGCDVNKGNFNGYTPLHRAANKGNIAVIKCLLAYGADPYQASKTGVLPIGNAINSGNLQAAEYLDIHVHNPHVWEVVDPHTPPRIQLGLQSPRRKHLIESSRPNRSLSSTLVFN, from the exons ATGGCTGCTGGAATTTGTTATGGGAATTTGGCTCAAATACTGGTAAAAGGCATAGTGATTTTAGATTATA CAACTGTTAAATTGGTGTATCTTTGGCTGTCTGAAGCATGCCTAAACTTCAGAAAGGAGCTTTGGGTTTCAACAGATGTGCTGTGGATCCAGCTTGGTGTTCCTGTAGCTATGAGctttatttttatcatgtttttattgCTGAGGAAAG GGGAAAGCACCAGATATTCTCCAGTGAAGAACATTCCAGATGTCTCTAGTTGCAGTGTTTTTGATCTGGCCaag ACTGCCTACCAACCTGGTCACACAGAAGCTATCAAAATGTTGGTGGATCAATTTGGTTATGATGTGAACTATATCATCCCTTCCACAGGTCTCTCCTTATTCTTG TGCACCTGTCTCAGTGGAGAACGAGCTGCCATCCTGTACATGTTGAAAAAAG GTGCAGATATCAATATAACAAGTCGAGATGGGGATCCGCCTCTCTATCTGGCCACATTTGGTATTCTGAACTCGGCTGCACCTGAAGTAGCAGTCCTCACCGATCTCATAGAAGCAG GTTGTGATGTCAACAAGGGAAATTTCAACGGTTACACCCCTTTGCACAGAGCTGCCAATAAAGGAAATATTGCTGTCATCAAATGCCTTCTCGCTTATG GTGCTGACCCATACCAGGCAAGCAAGACAGGAGTTCTACCTATTGGAAATGCCATCAATTCTG GAAACTTGCAGGCGGCGGAATACCTAGATATCCATGTCCACAATCCTCATGTTTGGGAGGTTGTCGATCCACATACACCTCCAAGGATACAGCTAGGCCTTCAGAGTCCTCGACGGAAACACCTCATCGAGTCGTCTAGACCCAACAGATCTCTGTCCTCAACACTCGTCTTTAATTAA
- the LOC138330144 gene encoding sex-determining protein fem-1-like isoform X4 translates to MAAGICYGNLAQILVKGIVILDYNVLWIQLGVPVAMSFIFIMFLLLRKGESTRYSPVKNIPDVSSCSVFDLAKTAYQPGHTEAIKMLVDQFGYDVNYIIPSTGLSLFLCTCLSGERAAILYMLKKGADINITSRDGDPPLYLATFGILNSAAPEVAVLTDLIEAGCDVNKGNFNGYTPLHRAANKGNIAVIKCLLAYGADPYQASKTGVLPIGNAINSGNLQAAEYLDIHVHNPHVWEVVDPHTPPRIQLGLQSPRRKHLIESSRPNRSLSSTLVFN, encoded by the exons ATGGCTGCTGGAATTTGTTATGGGAATTTGGCTCAAATACTGGTAAAAGGCATAGTGATTTTAGATTATA ATGTGCTGTGGATCCAGCTTGGTGTTCCTGTAGCTATGAGctttatttttatcatgtttttattgCTGAGGAAAG GGGAAAGCACCAGATATTCTCCAGTGAAGAACATTCCAGATGTCTCTAGTTGCAGTGTTTTTGATCTGGCCaag ACTGCCTACCAACCTGGTCACACAGAAGCTATCAAAATGTTGGTGGATCAATTTGGTTATGATGTGAACTATATCATCCCTTCCACAGGTCTCTCCTTATTCTTG TGCACCTGTCTCAGTGGAGAACGAGCTGCCATCCTGTACATGTTGAAAAAAG GTGCAGATATCAATATAACAAGTCGAGATGGGGATCCGCCTCTCTATCTGGCCACATTTGGTATTCTGAACTCGGCTGCACCTGAAGTAGCAGTCCTCACCGATCTCATAGAAGCAG GTTGTGATGTCAACAAGGGAAATTTCAACGGTTACACCCCTTTGCACAGAGCTGCCAATAAAGGAAATATTGCTGTCATCAAATGCCTTCTCGCTTATG GTGCTGACCCATACCAGGCAAGCAAGACAGGAGTTCTACCTATTGGAAATGCCATCAATTCTG GAAACTTGCAGGCGGCGGAATACCTAGATATCCATGTCCACAATCCTCATGTTTGGGAGGTTGTCGATCCACATACACCTCCAAGGATACAGCTAGGCCTTCAGAGTCCTCGACGGAAACACCTCATCGAGTCGTCTAGACCCAACAGATCTCTGTCCTCAACACTCGTCTTTAATTAA